ATGCAGGGCCACATTCGATTTGTCGGAAGGAGTGAACAGCAATTGGCCTTTTGCCCGGTTATTCCATTTGTTTTCCCGCTTTGTATCCCCTTCTGTCCTTAGGTATCCCTTGTCGTACTCATGGGACAAGGTCAGAGAATAGAGCAGACGGTCCTCGACAATCGGCCCGCTGACTGTCCCGCCCGCATCGTACCCGCCACGAATATCCGCTCCGGCAAAAGTCTTGCCAGTTAACTCGTTGCTGGGTTTTTTCGTAATGATGCGAATGATGCCGGCAAAGGCATTCTTCCCGTAGATGACGCCTTGGGCACCTTTCAATATTTCTATGCGTTCAATGTTGGCGAGGTTGACGTCTATTGCCTGGAACGACTCCATTGGCACATCGTCAACATAGAAAACTATGGGGTTGGTTTCGGTGCTTACCGAAGAATGCACACCGCGGTACGTCATAAACGCGGCACCGCCAAGAAACTGCGTCGAAACCACAAGGTTCGGAATCCGCTTGAAGACATCATCAATGGTCTTGATGCCCGCGTCTTCAATATCCTGGGCAGTAATGACGTCCATCGTCATCGGAGTCTTTTGGGCGTCCATTTCCCTTTTTTCGGCTGTCACCTCTACAGTCGGCAACATAAAGTCTTTACTTTGACTTTCTTCATCAGCAGTGGCCTTGCTCGCCAGGAACGGCGCCACCAGAAGCGTTGCAAAGAGCGCGAAGCTGACGAATAGAACTTTTGATTGCGAAATTGACATGATAACCTCGGTTAATTTGAGCATCGCATGAAATTGATTTTCAACTTCGCTAGTCCGCAGCTCGCATTTGGACTACCCGGTTTCGTTTCGAAAATATCCAGTTTAGCTCAAAAGTCGGAATTCCCGAGCAATATGCGCAACGGCGCATCATATCAAAAACAAATACAAAAAATTTCAATACAGCCACCCTTGGACGACAAAACCTTGCCAAACCTCACGTGCGGCGAGGCATGAGCTGTATCCTCCTACTGGAGTGAGCAAATTCTGACAGCCGGGCGATCGCCTTTGGTTCCGGACAGGGTCAGTTGGTTTGGATCATTTTTTAATCGAATTCGAAAAGCATGCCCTGAGGAGTTGCCGTATGCTCGCAAATCTTCAACAGGCAGAAGCTGCTTCCAGCACTGGCAGGGGCTGAGTGCACCCCCGGCAGGTAGAAGACCAAACAAAAAGACATCAGGGAGCGAGGATGAAGGCCTTAGCGACTGTAAGAAAGATTCTCTCCAACGATAGACATGCGACCAGACTCCTTGTCAGAGCGCTGGTCTGCGCCTCCCTGGGCTCACTGATGCTGCCAATTCCCATCGTTGTGATATGGAAGATGTTCACCCTGTTTCATGCAGGTGAAACCGCCCAGTCCTTCCTTGGACTGGGAGGGGTGGCCTTTGCAGCCATCGTCGCCTATTCGGTTCTCACCGTTGGGGCCTCGGCCAATGCCCACAGGGCGGCGTTCGGCCTCTCCACCACCATAAGCACAGCTCTCGTCGAGCACATCGGCCGCGTCCCGCTGCACTGGCTGGCCAACATCAGCAACGGCGAGCTGAAGAAAAGGATGAGCCACGATGTCAACCAGATCGAGAACTTCATAGCACACAACCTGACCGACCTTGTGGCTGCCGTGACCCTCCCCTCGGTCACGATACCCATCCTTTTTTTCGTCAACTGGCAGTTGGCCCTCATCATGCTGCTCATCATCGTGGCGGCAAGTTTCGTTCAGTTTCGCGCCATGACGGCCATGCACAAGAGCAACCTGATGCAGGAATATTTCAGCGCCATGGGCACACTCCACGGCGATGCCGTGGAATACGTGCAGGGCATGCCCGACATCAAGATATTCAACAGGTCCGAGGAATCCCTCTCCCGCATGCAGGTCTCAATCAACAGGTTCAAGGAAATACAGACAAAAGGCAGGAAGCTGACCTTGCGCCCGTGGACGATCTTCACCACAGCCCTCTCCATGCCCTTTGCCGTGCTCGCTGTAGCCGGAGCCTATCTGCACAAGTACCACCAACTGCCGTTTGAGGATGTCATCCTCTTCATCGTTCTCGGCGTGGTCACCTTTGTTCCCTTCAAACGCCTGATGCGCTTCGTCACCTTTCTCTGGCGCGCGAGCACCGGCTACTCCAGCGTGAACCAGCTTCTGGCAGTGGACGTGGACCAGGTCGGGGACAGGCACCGCTCCGAAGTGCTGTCCGCAGACCTTGCCGTCAACGGGCTCAATGTCAGCTACGGGGATAAACAGGTGCTGCACGATATCAGCTTCACCGCCAAGGAAGGCACGGTCACGGCCATTGTCGGCCCGAGCGGCGCAGGCAAAAGCACTCTGGCTGCAGCCATAGCAGGTCTTGAACGGATTCAGGGCGGCACGGTCACGGTCGGGGGTATTCCATTGCGCGATTTTGCTCCGGGCGAACTGTCCAAGGTGATGTCGGTCGTCTACCAGAAGCCCTTCGTCTTTTCCGGCACGGTCCGGGAAAACATCTGCCTCGGGTCGGAGAGCTCCTCGGATGAGGCCATGCGCGAAGCGGCCGCAATGGTCCAGTGCGACACGCTCATCAACAGCTTCCCCGATGGATACGAGACACGGATCGGAGCCGGGGGATCGGTCTATCTGAGCGGCGGACAGACGCAGAGGCTGGCCCTTGCCCGCATGGCGCTGCGCAATGCCCCGGTCGTGCTGCTGGATGAGGCGACCGCCTTTGCCGACCCGGAAAGCGAAGCAACCATACAAAAGGGACTCTCCAATTTCCTCTCGGACAAGACGGTCCTGGTCATCGCCCATCGACTGCCGTCAATTGCCAGGGCTGACAATATCCTGGTCCTCGACAACGGCCGGATCGTCGAATCGGGAACTCACGAAACCCTCATGGCAAAGGGCGCACTTTATTCAAGCATGTGGAACGCCTACCACACCGCCCGCAGCTGGATGCTCACGACGGATACCGCCTCGGATATCCCCCATCACAACAATCAAGGACGCCCCGAATGCTGAAGACACTTCGCCTGACCGTGGATTCCGTATCCGCATTCATCGGCCCCACGGCTCTGAGCTTTTTTGCGCAGTTCTCACAGGGATTGGCCTATCTGGCATGCTTCTTCCTCCTTGCCTCGGTGCTGGACGGACAATTCTCCGACATGGAACTCACCCTGTACAGCGCTCTTCTGCTCCTGGCTGTCATCTCATTCTATTGTACCTTCTACGCTTTTTCTTCGCTGTCGCTGAAGCAAGGCTACGCGCTGGCAGCCGCCCTGCGCGACAAGCTGGCCAAACACATGAAAACCCTCCCGCTCGCTTCTTTCAGGAAGCACGACACCGCCACCCTCAGCGGCAACTTTCTCCACGACATGATGGAAACGGAGCTTGTCTACAGCACTTACATCTACGACATCGTCGCCACGGCCAGCATCATCGTGATCTTCGGCGGTGCCTTCCTCGGCGTTGACACCACCCTCGGGCTCGTGGTGCTGGGCACATCCCTCGCGGCATTCCCCGTTCTCCTCTATTCCATTCGCCAGGTCGAGCGCGACTCGAAAACCATGGTGCAAGGCCGCGCCCTGGCGGACAAGACCTTGCTCGAATACCTAAACGGAATAGGGGAGCTGAAGGCCACCGGGATGACCGGGACACGCTTCACTCCGTGGGTAAAGGCCAACGACAGATACAAGACGTTCAACCTCGCGGCGGAGATCAGGTTCGGGAAGCTGGGCTACTGCTATCTGGCCCTTCTCGAATTCTCGTTCGTCATCACGATGCTGGCGGCCGCCTACCTGTACATCGAATCCTCAATCAGTCTGACCGTCTTTCTGTTTTTCATGCTGCTTTGCGGACGATACTACGAACCCATGCTTGAAATCAGCATGCTGCTGTCCGAAGTCCGATATTGCTTTGCCTCGGTCAAACGAATCGCATCCACATTGGACGAAAAGCCCCTCCCCTATGCGCCGGGGTTCGCTGAGCCCAGGTCGCATGAGGTATCCTTTGACAGCGTCCACTTTGCCTACGGAGAAAGAGAGGTCCTGCACGATATTTCCTTCACCATGCCCGAAGGGACCGTGACCGCCCTGGTGGGAGAGTCCGGCAGCGGCAAGACCACGACCGCCAACCTCCTGCTCCGTTTCATGGACGTATGCTCCGGAAGCATCCGAATCGGCGGCACAGACGTTCGGACCTTTGCTCAGGAAGACCTCTACAAACGCTTCAGTGTAGTATTTCAGGACGTCTATCTGTTTAACGACACCATCATGAACAACATCCGCATCGCCAAACCAAGCGCCACAGACGAAGAGGTCATCGAGGCCGCAAAACAATCCTGCTGCCATGAGTTCATCATGGAGCTTGAGCGGCAATACGAAACCTGTGCGGGAGAAAAGGGCGCAAGACTGTCGGGAGGCGAGCGGCAACGCATAGCCATAGCCCGCGCAATTCTGAAGGATGCCCCCCTCCTCATCCTCGATGAGGCTACGGCGTCTGTGGACCCGCAGAACGAATTGCAGATACAGCAGGGGCTGACCAACCTCACCCGGGGGAAAACCTTGCTGGTCATCGCGCACAGGCTTTCAACCATCCAGAAGGCGCACCAGATACTGGTACTTAAAAGCGGCGCTGTCGCCGAAAGAGGAACGCACACAGAACTGCTGGCGCAACAAGGCATTTACGACAATTTGTGGAAGCAGCAAAACGAGCTTCGCTCATGGACACTTACCTGAGGCCGCCTTTCGCCCAGGGCGTCCGGCCCTAATCCCGGTCGCCTCATGCCGTGCCTCAAGGCAAAAGGCGCTCAATGGCGACATCGAAAAGGAGGAAGCGTGAAACAACTCATCGACTCAATGGGCGCTGCCCCAATGCCTGCGAATAGATGGATAACTCTGCCCGGGCGCAATGAGACAAAACTGCCACGCATCTACTGCTTTGCCAATGCAGGCGGCAACGCATGGGCGAAACCCTTATTTGAGTTTTCCAGGCCATGCAGCCCATGGCCGACCGATTCAAGACCAATAAGCATGCAGCCATACAGGCTCAGTTTTCGACGAGGCTAGCCCCGAACCACATCACCAAAGAGGAAGGGGTCTGTGCATCAGCCTTGCGCGCTATGAACAATAATCAAAATTAACAAGGGTGGCCTGCATGGCGATCACATCCATCCTGTCGCCTCTCGCCTTGGTGCGCCCTCCTCCCGGCTCAGGTGCGCCCCTTGGTTCTCAGGCGTGAAACGGCTTTAGGGGTTATCCCAAAATGTTTTTTGAACGCTGTGATGAAATGACTGGCATTGGAATAGCCCACTGCGAAGGTGCATTCGCTCACGTTGAGTTGCCGCTGCACCAGCACCGAGTAGGCATATGACATCTTGCACTGCTGAATGTACTGGGCTATCGAGATGGCATAGAGAGCCTTGAAAGCCTTGTTCGCCTTTGACAGGCTCATTCCGATCCCGGCGCAGAGATCAGCCACGGAACGGACGGAGCTGAAATCCTTCTCGATGGCCGACTTGAGTTCTGCCATGCGATGCCTGTCCGACTCACACAGCAAGACGGCAGGATGAGCCCCGACCTCGGCCATGTTGTGAAATAGCTTGGCAAACAGATCAAGGACCGTGCAGCGAAACCGAAGCAGGTCGCTCAAGCCCTCTCTTTGTATATCCAGTATGGATCTGGCGGTCGCGATCACATCCGGCCTTGCTATACCGGAAGCGGTATTCATGCCTCCGGGCTTTTCCTTCATGACCTTGCGCAGGCTGTTGTGCACATCACAACTCATCCCACGTCCGAAGTACTCCTCCAGCGCTGACTCCTGCGTCACGAATCCGACGAGGCTGCAACCCTTCTGGGGCGGCAAGATCACTTCAATATCCTGCCCGTACCACCTCCCCACGATGAACATGTTCTTCTCCATCGCGAAAGAAGCCCCGGTCTCCCCTTTCAGTGTATATGTGCAGGAACCCTCAAGAAAAATGACGGCAAGAACAACAGCAACGTCGCTATAGACAGTCCTTTTCAGAGATCTGTGCACAGGGGTCATCCCGCAGGCTCCGAAATGAAATCCTGGCAACGGGTTGAAGCACGTTGTGTCCCCACACCCATAATCCGTCAGAGGCTCATCAGAAATTTCATGCAAGGGATGCGGCATGAAAAATAACGGAAAATTCGAAAACGCCTCACGCTTTCCAGATGCCAGGTCAATGCCCACAACAGCCCTCACATTTTGTTGGCTTCACCTCTCATTAGGTTGAAAATGAAACTTAATATCAATTTTGCCCCTTGTAAAGGAGAAAGATATTCTCCTGCAATTACAATACTCAATCCCGTCGACAGAGGAGAATCTCGACCTGACAATTATTCTCTCAAGGCTGCGAGAACCTCCAGCCTGGCGGCCTTCCAGGCGGGATAGCCTCCGGCCAGCAGGCCGCAGATCAGGGAGAGCAGGCAGACGCCGACGGCAAGGGGGATGTTCAGGTATCCCGGAAGCAGACCCAGGGCAGCCACCGCCTGGGTCAGGGCCAGGGCCGCGACTACCCCCAGTGCTCCGCCCGCCCCGGCCATGAGCCCGGCTTCGAAGAGGAATTGCAGCAGGATGAGCCGCTTGGGAGCGCCAACCGCGCGGCGGATGCCTATTTCGGTTTTCCGGGCATGTACCATCAGGATCATGATGGAGAAAATCCCAAGCGACCCCACAAAGAAGGAAATGCCCGCCCCGATGAGACCCAGGGTGGTCATCAGTTCCGTGGCGTTGGTCACCATTTCATCCACCTGTCCGGCAAAGCTCATGCTGAAGTCGTTGCGGGCATCGCGCGTCAGACGGTGCCGTTGCCGCAGGAGCGCCTCAATGGATCGGCTGAGTACGGGAATTGCCTCCCTGCTTCGCATCTCAAGGAAGAGCCCGCTGACATGGTCCTGAGTGGAAAAACGCTGCATGGCGGTGCGCACCGGAACAAAGACCACCTCGTCCATGTTGGCACCCCCGCTGTCCGCCCCCCTCGGAGCCATGATGCCGAGCACGCGGACCGCGCTGCGGTGTATTCGGACATGGGCATCCAGCGCTGCGGCCGGGTCTCCGAAGATGCGCCGGGCAAGGGCGTCGCCAAGGACGCAGACAAGGGACGCAAGCCTCTCCTCCTCGTCATCGAAAAATCGGCCATGGGCCGGGGTTATGGCATGCAGACCGGGATAGTCCGGGGTCACGCCCATGATGGTGCAGCCGCTGGCTTCGCCGCCGTGTGAAATCCAGCCCTCGGAGACGATGAAGGGCACGCCCGCCGTGAAATACGGGATCTCGGTCATGACAACCTCAAGGTCGTCCGGCGTCAGCGTGGCGGCAGGGTCAAGGGGAGCGTATCTATCGTCTTGCCCTGCCAGGGCCGCGTCGCCAGCGGATTCTGTCCCGCTGACAAACCGGACATCCTCCCGGCGGCTGAAGGAGGGCCGCTCCGGCGTGATCGTGGCGATGTGGGAACCCAGGCTGCGCGCCTGCGCTTCCATGCTCAGGGAGATGGCGCCCAGGACGTGCGTGATGCCAACCAGGAGCAGGGCCCCCAGGAAAACCCCCAGCATCGCGAGCAGGGTGCGCAGCGGCTGGATCTTGAGAATGCGCAAGGCGGCCCGCAGACCAAAGCGCATGCCAGCTGCCCCGGACGGCGGGCGCAGGGATGCCGGTTCGCCTGCCTGCCGGGGGAAGGAGGCCCTCATGCCCCCCTCCTCAATGCCTGAACCGCGGGCATGGCCGCAGCGTTTCTGGCCGGGCGCAGGGCAAAGAAAAAGCCGATCCCGCACGCTCCGACAAAGGCCCATACGAATAGTTGCAGGGAAAGGGCAATGATCAGGAATCCGAACCGCTCAAGGATGTGGCTGATGAAAAGTCCGATCACAAGCCCAAGCGCCGCGCCCGCAATGCAGAGCAGCAGCGCCTCAAGCATGATCTGCAACAGGATGCTGAACCGATTGGCGCCAAGGGCCTTTTTCAGCCCGATCTCCTCCTGGCGCTCAGCCACGGAGAGATGAAACAGGT
The Pseudodesulfovibrio alkaliphilus genome window above contains:
- a CDS encoding ABC transporter ATP-binding protein gives rise to the protein MKALATVRKILSNDRHATRLLVRALVCASLGSLMLPIPIVVIWKMFTLFHAGETAQSFLGLGGVAFAAIVAYSVLTVGASANAHRAAFGLSTTISTALVEHIGRVPLHWLANISNGELKKRMSHDVNQIENFIAHNLTDLVAAVTLPSVTIPILFFVNWQLALIMLLIIVAASFVQFRAMTAMHKSNLMQEYFSAMGTLHGDAVEYVQGMPDIKIFNRSEESLSRMQVSINRFKEIQTKGRKLTLRPWTIFTTALSMPFAVLAVAGAYLHKYHQLPFEDVILFIVLGVVTFVPFKRLMRFVTFLWRASTGYSSVNQLLAVDVDQVGDRHRSEVLSADLAVNGLNVSYGDKQVLHDISFTAKEGTVTAIVGPSGAGKSTLAAAIAGLERIQGGTVTVGGIPLRDFAPGELSKVMSVVYQKPFVFSGTVRENICLGSESSSDEAMREAAAMVQCDTLINSFPDGYETRIGAGGSVYLSGGQTQRLALARMALRNAPVVLLDEATAFADPESEATIQKGLSNFLSDKTVLVIAHRLPSIARADNILVLDNGRIVESGTHETLMAKGALYSSMWNAYHTARSWMLTTDTASDIPHHNNQGRPEC
- a CDS encoding ABC transporter ATP-binding protein: MLKTLRLTVDSVSAFIGPTALSFFAQFSQGLAYLACFFLLASVLDGQFSDMELTLYSALLLLAVISFYCTFYAFSSLSLKQGYALAAALRDKLAKHMKTLPLASFRKHDTATLSGNFLHDMMETELVYSTYIYDIVATASIIVIFGGAFLGVDTTLGLVVLGTSLAAFPVLLYSIRQVERDSKTMVQGRALADKTLLEYLNGIGELKATGMTGTRFTPWVKANDRYKTFNLAAEIRFGKLGYCYLALLEFSFVITMLAAAYLYIESSISLTVFLFFMLLCGRYYEPMLEISMLLSEVRYCFASVKRIASTLDEKPLPYAPGFAEPRSHEVSFDSVHFAYGEREVLHDISFTMPEGTVTALVGESGSGKTTTANLLLRFMDVCSGSIRIGGTDVRTFAQEDLYKRFSVVFQDVYLFNDTIMNNIRIAKPSATDEEVIEAAKQSCCHEFIMELERQYETCAGEKGARLSGGERQRIAIARAILKDAPLLILDEATASVDPQNELQIQQGLTNLTRGKTLLVIAHRLSTIQKAHQILVLKSGAVAERGTHTELLAQQGIYDNLWKQQNELRSWTLT
- a CDS encoding helix-turn-helix domain-containing protein → MGIDLASGKREAFSNFPLFFMPHPLHEISDEPLTDYGCGDTTCFNPLPGFHFGACGMTPVHRSLKRTVYSDVAVVLAVIFLEGSCTYTLKGETGASFAMEKNMFIVGRWYGQDIEVILPPQKGCSLVGFVTQESALEEYFGRGMSCDVHNSLRKVMKEKPGGMNTASGIARPDVIATARSILDIQREGLSDLLRFRCTVLDLFAKLFHNMAEVGAHPAVLLCESDRHRMAELKSAIEKDFSSVRSVADLCAGIGMSLSKANKAFKALYAISIAQYIQQCKMSYAYSVLVQRQLNVSECTFAVGYSNASHFITAFKKHFGITPKAVSRLRTKGRT
- a CDS encoding ABC transporter permease: MRASFPRQAGEPASLRPPSGAAGMRFGLRAALRILKIQPLRTLLAMLGVFLGALLLVGITHVLGAISLSMEAQARSLGSHIATITPERPSFSRREDVRFVSGTESAGDAALAGQDDRYAPLDPAATLTPDDLEVVMTEIPYFTAGVPFIVSEGWISHGGEASGCTIMGVTPDYPGLHAITPAHGRFFDDEEERLASLVCVLGDALARRIFGDPAAALDAHVRIHRSAVRVLGIMAPRGADSGGANMDEVVFVPVRTAMQRFSTQDHVSGLFLEMRSREAIPVLSRSIEALLRQRHRLTRDARNDFSMSFAGQVDEMVTNATELMTTLGLIGAGISFFVGSLGIFSIMILMVHARKTEIGIRRAVGAPKRLILLQFLFEAGLMAGAGGALGVVAALALTQAVAALGLLPGYLNIPLAVGVCLLSLICGLLAGGYPAWKAARLEVLAALRE